One segment of Candidatus Ozemobacteraceae bacterium DNA contains the following:
- a CDS encoding ferritin family protein, with the protein MNVGIMMQSDGARTIGDIFDLAIEIEMKAGRLYEALAGMFAHEPAVAAFWNAMKDDEVGHAEILRKALAELPSGRISSAADRGMWVKLIDVKYRIDRCSPDDFKTLEDAYEIAHELEYSEVNGIFNLLASGLTSPDVKVELIDSNIARHQNKLLEFSHTFGGRAWRQTVLSKPR; encoded by the coding sequence ATGAATGTCGGTATTATGATGCAATCTGACGGGGCCAGGACCATAGGGGATATTTTCGACCTCGCCATCGAGATCGAGATGAAAGCGGGGAGGCTGTACGAGGCGCTGGCCGGCATGTTCGCTCACGAGCCCGCCGTCGCCGCCTTCTGGAACGCGATGAAAGATGACGAGGTCGGCCACGCAGAAATTCTGCGAAAGGCCCTTGCCGAGCTTCCTTCCGGCAGGATCTCATCCGCCGCCGACCGGGGAATGTGGGTGAAGCTCATCGACGTGAAATACCGGATCGATCGCTGCTCGCCGGACGATTTCAAAACGCTCGAAGACGCCTATGAAATCGCTCACGAACTCGAATATTCAGAGGTGAACGGGATTTTTAATCTGCTCGCTTCCGGTCTCACCTCTCCCGATGTGAAAGTGGAGCTGATCGATTCGAATATCGCCCGGCATCAGAACAAGCTGCTCGAGTTCTCCCACACCTTCGGCGGAAGGGCCTGGCGGCAGACCGTCCTCTCGAAACCTCGCTGA
- a CDS encoding M50 family metallopeptidase: MTSLMSTLSAWAGAIFGFGVLVLLHEWGHFLALRRCGRPVFAFSVGFGAPLARWKRGATEYRLGWIPLGGYVLPVDPADLDRREAAGEPLLPDDPPRVQAFVASAGPAANLALAVLLFAIVFHLWGDPVPVPVVDSVVKGSAGAAAGLRNGDSIVSAAGRPVSDWQGLLSIIQENGDKPMPFAVRRGGETVLLQCAPRREGERFVIGVRPRFAAERPRSLGAAFASGIARTVQETVGVGIAFSRLLSMRSAGQVSGPVAILDQVSQAAQNGWFGFLTLLAILSVNLAVFNLLPLPPLDGLKLLLAAWHAAVGRPLREQVLMPVYQWGTIGLALLFLLITIKDIGSLLM; this comes from the coding sequence ATGACAAGCCTGATGAGCACGTTGTCGGCGTGGGCCGGCGCGATTTTCGGATTCGGCGTTCTCGTGCTTCTGCACGAATGGGGGCACTTTCTTGCCCTTCGCCGGTGCGGCAGGCCGGTCTTCGCCTTTTCCGTCGGGTTCGGGGCTCCCCTCGCCCGGTGGAAGCGCGGTGCAACGGAATACAGGCTCGGCTGGATTCCGCTCGGCGGCTATGTTTTGCCTGTCGATCCCGCCGATCTGGACCGCCGGGAAGCCGCGGGCGAACCCCTTCTGCCCGATGACCCTCCGCGCGTGCAGGCGTTCGTCGCCTCCGCGGGTCCGGCTGCGAATCTGGCGCTTGCCGTCCTTTTGTTCGCGATCGTCTTCCATCTCTGGGGCGATCCCGTCCCGGTTCCCGTCGTCGACTCCGTCGTCAAGGGAAGCGCCGGCGCGGCCGCGGGACTGCGCAACGGGGATTCCATCGTCAGCGCCGCCGGACGCCCCGTGTCCGACTGGCAGGGACTCCTGTCGATCATTCAGGAGAACGGCGACAAGCCGATGCCGTTCGCGGTCAGGCGCGGTGGGGAAACGGTTCTGCTGCAATGCGCCCCCCGCCGCGAGGGGGAACGATTCGTGATCGGCGTCAGGCCCAGGTTCGCTGCCGAGAGACCAAGAAGTCTCGGCGCCGCCTTCGCGTCAGGCATCGCACGCACCGTCCAGGAGACGGTCGGCGTCGGAATCGCCTTTTCCCGCCTCCTGTCGATGCGGAGCGCCGGCCAGGTCAGCGGCCCGGTCGCGATCCTCGACCAGGTTTCCCAGGCGGCACAGAACGGCTGGTTCGGCTTCCTGACCCTTCTCGCGATTCTCAGCGTCAACCTGGCGGTGTTCAACCTGTTGCCGCTCCCCCCTCTCGACGGTCTGAAACTGCTTCTCGCGGCCTGGCACGCCGCCGTCGGCCGCCCCCTCCGGGAGCAGGTCCTGATGCCGGTGTACCAGTGGGGGACCATCGGGCTGGCCCTGCTGTTCCTGCTGATCACGATAAAGGACATCGGATCCTTGTTGATGTAG